In Akkermansia muciniphila ATCC BAA-835, the genomic stretch TTATGATCGCTATGAATACGACTACAGCACTACTGGTAAACGCAGAACCCCTCTCCCGCGGCAACGGGAAAGGGGCGGATGTTGTGAATAATGGCAAGACGGCTAATCCTATCATTGCTCACAAGCCAGTAAGTACGACAGACGGGAAGCCCTGTCAACCGGCAAAGGCTGCCAGAACGGCCAAGAAGCCTGCCGCCCCCAGGAAGAAGCGGTACGATGAAGAGGATTTGATAGCCTTCGGAGAGAATGCTTTCATGCTCCGGGGCGCTGCAGAAGCCATTTTGGACATGTTCCATGCCTTGTTCTATGCCGATGACAACCAGGAAGAGGTTGTCAATGGCGTGAAGGGAGCCTTCGATGAGGCCGCCATTCTTCTGCAAAATGCAGCGAATGCGTTTGAAGAGAAGATTCCTTTCAAGGTTTTGGACAAGAGGCGGAAGACTTTTTTTGCCCTGACGGAAATAGATGAAAAAGACAGCGATGTTCTTGCCGCGATTACTGCTATCAATTCCGGTTTTATCCAGTGGGATGAAGGAAGTGTTTACGTGAAGGCGACACGTTGCGAAATGGCAACTCTTCTGCTTAACCGCGCATTGGAAAGCGCCAAGAAGTCCTTCTACCTTGCCGAAGACTCAACATCAAACCCCGCCCTTGCCGCAACGCTTGCTTCCATGAAAGGAGGGCACAGGTGATGAAGGTTGTTACCCTGAAGATTCCCATCTCACAATCTATTTATGATACCGCCAAATTTGCGGTGGAAGAAGGGGTGGCGAGAAGCGAAGAAGAGTTCCTGGCCCGCATTGCGCTCAAAGGAATTTTCTCTGATCTTTTTGAAGACGTGCAACCGCACTTGGACGACTATTTGGACGAGATGGTTAACAACGTCTATCCCGAGGAACTTGCCGGGGAAGAAAGGAGGACTGTATGACTTCTGAAGAGGGAACAGACGTTCTTCTGAAGGTTTACGAAAGTCTTTTCTTACAAGAAAGCAATCTGGTTAAGCTTCTGGAAAATCATTCGGGAGGCCTTATTGAACGAGACCGGATAATGTCCATCATGCGGAGACTGAAACGTTTACGTGCTGATACTTACGGTTTGGTTACGCAAAGGTGGCTTAATGCAAAACTTCATGGAAAGGAGGGGGGCGATGAAGCACCTTTATATTGACCAATCAGGCCGCGGCGTCCGTGCTGGAGTTGAAAATGAGGCAGTTTGCTTTCCTATGGAAACACCAGAACAGGAAGAACGCCGCTGCATTCAGGAGCTTTGCCGCATTAAGGGGGAATTGGGGCGTACAGGCCGCTACGGCGTGTATTTTGACCTTACAGGCCCGGAAATAGAGTTTTGGGTAGAAGAGTTCGGCAAGCCGGGCTTTCTGATCTGCATCAAACACCAGGACGCCGGCACGGTGCTGGATTACGTCCGCAAGAGGTGTGATGAACTACGTTTGATTGAACCATAGAACATGCCTAATAGAATCATCAGGGAAGGGTTTCTGACATCCGACAAGGTCGATAAGCTGAGTTGGGTGGAAGAGTGCTTCTATCATCGTCTTTTACTTGCTGTAGATGACTATGGACGGTATCACGCCGACCCTCCTCTACTGATCGGAAAGATAATGCCTCGCAAAATAGGCAATGTCAGTAACCAGGACATAGAAAAGTGGCTCACCGCTTGTGTGACCGCGGGTCTTGTAAGGGTGTACGGTGTCGAAGGGAAGCGTTATCTGGAGGTCTTGCAGTTCGACCAAAGGACCAGGGCGAAGAAGAGTAAGTTTCCTGCCCCTGATGAAGAAAAAACTGACGCTTGTCAGTCAAATGACGGACATGTGTCAGACATATGTCAGTCACGTGACCGTCATCCGCTCGCCTATACGGAGACGGAGTCGAATACGAATACGTATACGAAATCGGAAACGGAGACGGAGACGGAGACGGAGACGAAGGAAGCTGCGCCTGACGGCTCGCTTGCGGCTCCTTCTCGTTCTTCACTTCCTCTTCCTTCCTCACCGGAAGAGGTGGAAGCCTACCTGAAAAACGAGGTAGCCAGATGCCGCTTGAAGCTGCTCCCCAGGGACGTTTCGGAATGCGCCCTGCAATACTGGGCGGACCGGGGCGGCTCCGGCTGGGTGGACAAGTTCTCCTGCCCCATTGCCGATTGGAAAGCCAATGCCCTGGGCTACGCCCTGCGCTGGGCAAGAAATCTTGATGCCAAAGGGCAACTACCCGGAGAGGAAAGCGACCCCTTCGATCCAAAATTTAGAAAAAATATTTAACCCTCAAAAAGAGAAACCATCATGCATTTTACAGAAACACAACTCAACGCCGAAAAGACCGTTCTTGGCAACTGCATTGACGGCGCCGACAAGGTAGCCGCCCTGATCGAGCAAGGTTTCACGAAGGCTCATTTTGTCCTTCTGGCCCATCAGAAGGTCTGGAGCGCCTTTGAGACTCTGGCCAAGACTCCAGAAAAGGTCAATATCACCGACCTGATCCAGCACCTGGAAGCCGCCGGCGAGCTTGAATCCGTAGGAGGTCACGCCGGGCTTGTCGAGCTTTCAACCAGCTTTGCCTACCATTTCCAGTTCGAGCCCTCCGTGAAGATTCTGGTGGAAGCCAAGAAGAAGCGGGATGTGGAATCCCTGTTCATTTCCGGGCTGGAAAATCTTCAAAACCCAACCCTGAGCAAAGACGAAGTGCTGGCGGAAGCCGAAAAGGTGATGTCCTCCTTACGGGAAAGTTACGGAGTGGCCCAAGTGGCGCGTATGGCTGATGGCACACAGAAGGTGGTGGAAGGGTTGGAGTTTCGCATCAAGAATCCAGGACAGACCAAGGGGCTTCCTACCGGCTACCCCTCCCTGGACAGGATGCTGGACGGCTTACAGAACACGGCTATGGTGGTCATCGGAGCCCGGCCGGCCGTGGGGAAGACTTCCTTCATGACCAACATTCTGTACAATCTGGCCGCCGAAGGGGTGCCAGTAGGCATGTTCTCCCTGGAAATGTCCAAGGAGCAGTTGCTTGAACGCACGCTTTTTGGCATGTCCAAAATCAATGCGGCCAATCTGCGCCGAGGCATCAAGCTGACCAAGTGGCAGCAGGATGCTTTCACCAACGCGGTTCGCAAGGTAAGGAGCCTGCCTTTCTTCGTGGACGACCGGGGCGCCTTGAGGATTGACCAGATCCAGGCGACCGCCCGGCGCATGGTGGCGGACCACGGCGTGAGGTGCATCGGCGTGGATTACCTGCAGCTTGCCAATCCTACCGGACGCCAGGCGTCCCGGGAACGGGAGGTGTCGGAGATTTCCGCCGGCCTCAAAGCCCTGGCCAAGGAACTGAATATTCCGGTGATCGTGTTGGCCCAGTTGAACCGGGAAGCGGAGAAACGCGCCGGGAAGGAAGCCGGGGTTCCCCGTGTGTCCGATTTGAGGGATTCAGGGTCTATCGAACAGGACGCTGATCAGATATTGTTGCTCTACAGGCCTTACGTCATGGACAAAAACGCAGATCCGGCAGAGGCGAAAATCATCGTCGGCAAGAACCGCTTCGGGGAGATTGGTTACATTGACCTGAAATGGGACGCTGCCGCCACGACTTACAGGGAGGTTTAAAACATGATATCACTATTTAAGGTAGTGCTACAATTTGGGAAGCTTTTCAAGGGCTTGTGTAAACTCCTTGGCTCCAAAGTCGATGTATCCTTCATGGACTTCCCGGGAATCGTGCCCCACAATGGCTTGCACAAGAGCAGGGGGAACACCGGCGTCATGTAACATGGTTGTTGCCGTATAGCGGAGGCTGTGGAAGGACAATTCATTGACGTGGCGCCGCGTCTCTGTGCCGTTTCCTTCCTGCTTTTTGTATTTTTTGCCTGCAGCCAGAGGGTCTTTGGCAATAAGGCCACACTGGTACAGGATGTGGCTAAAGATATTTGACAGGCGTCCGGATCCCTTGCTTTCAAAAATATTCGCGCATTCAGGATGCAGGAAGTCCCCAGGAGCTTCTTTCTTCCGTTGCTGCAGGTGTTTTTTCAGCGCCGGAAAAATCGGAATCATCAGAGGCTTTCCCTTTTTCTGCGTGGTCATCCGGATAACGCCTCGTTTCTCGTCAACCTGGGACCACCGGAGCGTTGCCACGTCTCCCAATCTTTGACCGCCCGTATAGAGGCACGTTTTCACCATGGAGCGCCATTCCGGATTGCATGCGGCCATTACCTTTTCAAGCTCTTCCAATTCGAATTTCCGCCGTTTGACGGCTTTCCCCTTGTGAGGCTTGGTAATCGCCGTAAAGGGGTTGGTTTCAATAATTTTATAATCAACTGCCGCCTGGAACGCCGCGGAAACCAGCGTAAGAGCAATATTGGCGGTAGATGGTGAGACACGGGAAAGAAGATGGTTTTTGAAATCGTCCAGCATCAGAGGAGTAATGCGATCCAGAGGCAGGTTGATACGTTCTCCCATTGAGGCGCGAAATTTGTCAAAGGCTTGTTTGTAGTTCGCTATGGATGCGGGTTTAAGCCCATTGCGCGTAATGCGCCGCATGTGGTCATCAAGCCATAATTTGACAGAGGGCATTTCCATAGATTCTCCGGTCAATTCCGTGGACAATGCGGAAATGGCCCGGCGTAATTGATAGGCCGGCAGGTTTGCCCGCGCCGTTGATTCAAGGGCGTCCGCCAGGCGTTGTGCCTTGGTCATAGCCTGTTCCCTGGTCAGGACGTTCAGCTGCTTCCCCATGGACTCTGCGGCTTCTTTTACTTCCCTTGTTACCGTGGCGGGGGTATGCTTGATTTTGGTTGACAGCCGGACCAGTTTCCAGCCTGTAGCGGTTCTCACGCGGTATTGTGCGTACCAGTAAGGGCTGTTCGGCTTTTTATAGATGGAGGCCATGATTTAGTGGTATCAATAGTGTGCTCTTTTTGCAAGTTGTATCACCATGTTTCAAGATGTTTTTGTGTTTTCTGAAATTTCGTAAGAGCTTTGTTTAGAGTGGAATAAAATCAAAAAGGCCGTCTCCGGAGAGACAGCCTTTTTCTTGAAACTGGTAGGCCCGGTAGGAATCGAACCTACATCGTCGGTACCGGAAACCGATGTCCTATCCATTGAACGACGAGCCCATGTTCCCAAGGAACGAGAGAAATAGAATAGAAAAAACGGGCCGGATGCAAGTATTTTTATGCCGGTGACGGGATTGGCATGATGAAAATGTGAAACGGGGATGTTAAGGGCAGGGAGGTTTCCGGATATTCCGGGAAGAAGGAAGGGGGCATCAGGATATTTTATGATGAAAAGAGAAGATGGCTGCCAGGACGGCCGCCACGGTAACGGCCATGATGGCCGCGAAAAGCGGCCAGAGATCCAGGAATCCGGCTCCTTCCAGAAAGATGCGCTGGATGAGTTCCAGGCCGTATCTCATGGGGTTGAGCAGCGTGAGGTCCTGGAAGATTTCCGGCATGCTGGAGATGGGCGTGGCAAAGCCGGAGAGCATGACCATGGGCACCAGCAGCAGGAAAGTTCCCACAATAGCCTGCTGAAGGGATTGGGCGAAGGAGGAAATGCACAGCCCGATGGCCGCCGCCGTGACGATGAAGAGCAGCAGGGCGGCGGAGAGCAGCCAGACGGAGCCCTGGAAGGGGATGCGGAACCAGAACATGGCAACCAGCACCACGAAGACGGCCTGCATGATTCCGGTGACGACGGAGGCTGTTCCCTTGCCGAGCAGGATTTCCCCCGGGGTGTATGGGGCGACGAGAAGCTGGTCGAAGGTGCCTTCCTCCCGCTCGCGGGCGATGGAGAGCGCGCCGGAGAGGATGGAGTTGATGAGCACGAGCACGGCGATGAGGCCGGGAACGATGAACCAGCGTGTGATGAGGTTGGGGTTGAACCAGGCGCGGGATTCCGTTTCCACCGGGGAGGAGCCGCCGTTTTTGGAGAGCAGTTCCGCCCCGTAGGCGGCAGCGATTTGCTGGCCGTAGCTGAGGGCGATGGCCGCCGTATTCGTGTTGCGCCCGTCCGCAATGAGCTGGAGAGATGCGGGCCTCCCCGTCTGAATGTTGCGGGAGAAATCCGGCGGAATGGTGAGCCCCACGACGATTTCCCGGTTGTCTATCATGCGGTCAATGTCTTTTTCCGTGGCCGCGGCGGCCTGGCGCCGGAAGATTCCCGTGCCTTCCAGGTCCGCGATGTACTGGGCGGCCGCTTCTCCGCCGTCTTTGTCCAGCACGGCGTATGGCACGCGGGTGACGTTCATGGTGGCGGCATAGCCGAAGATGGCTATCTGGATGATGGGAGGGATGATGAGGGCCAGCCGGCTTTTTTTGTCCCTGAGCACGGCCAGCAGTTCTTTTCTGACGAGGGAGGCTATTCTGATCAGGAAGTCCATGGCGCTATTCGAGGGATTTGGGTGCTTTCATCCTGGCGATTCCCATGAGCACCACGGCAAAGACGCCCAGCGTGATGCAGCAGGGAATGATGACGGAAGGGATGTCCCCGGCCAGGAAGAGGGTCTGGAGCAGGGTGACGTAGTAGCGGGCCGGGATGAGGTAGGTGATGGCCCGGACGGCGGGTGGCATGTTCAGGATGTCATACAGGAAGCCGGACAGCATGAGGGCCGGCATGAAGGTGCCCATAATGGCGAATTGGCAGGCCAGGAACTGGTTTTTGGTGGCGGTGGAGATGACCAGCCCCAACCCCAGGGCCACAATCAGGAACAGGGCGGAAACCGCCAGCAGCAGAGTGAGGGAGCCGCGGATGGGGATGCCGAAGACGAAGGCGGCGAAGAGCATGGAGATAGCCAGGCTGACCATGCCCAGCAGGAAGTTGGTGGCGGCCTTGGCCGCCAGGATTTCTCCGCTGCCCACGGGCGTGACGAAGAGGCTTTCCAGCGTGCCGCGTTCATATTCCCGCGCCATGACCAGGGAGGTGAGGAGCGCCCCGATCATGGTCATGATGGTGACGATGACGCCGGGAACCAGGTAGTAGTGGCTGTCGTTGGCTTCATTGAAGCGGGTGCGCGTCTGCATGTCCAGCACGGGGGCTGTCCGCCCGCCCAGGGAAGACGCCCAGGAGCCGACGACGGCCTGAAGGTAGTTGCGGATGAGGGTGGCCTGGTTGGCGTTGACTCCGTTGACGACAATCTGGACTTTCGTGGTTCCATTGTGGAGCGTGTCCGGCGCGTTGCTTTGCAGGGCGATGAAGGCGTCCGCTTCATGGGTGCGCAGTTTTTCTTCAGCCTCCCGGGTGGAGAAGACGCGCGTGGTCTGGAAATATCTGGAAAGGGTAAGCCTTGTTTCCAGGTCCGTGGACTGGCTGGAGGCGGGGACGGCCAGGTACGCGATGCGCACGTTTTTGATGTCCATGCTCATGCCGTAGCCGAAGAGGAGCAGGAGCACGGCCGGAAGGATGACCGCAATGCCCACATTGCCGGGGTCCCGGACCACCTGGTGGAGTTCCTTGACGATGAGGGCTCCTATTCTTTTGAGGGAGGCGGTCATGTTTCTCCTCCTCCTTTTTTCATGTGTTCTTCCGTGATGGCCAGGAAGGCGTCTTCCAGAGAAGCGGGGGCTCCGTCTTCACGCGGGGGAGCGTGTTTGCGGATATCGTCCGGGGAACCTTCCGCCAGCGTGGTTCCATCCATCATGATGAGCATGTTATCGCAAAATTCCGCTTCTCCCAGGAAGTGCGTCGTGATGATGATGGTGACGCCTTTTTCCGCCAGGGCGTTGATGCGCAGCCAGAAGTCGCGCCGGGCCAGGGGGTCCGCTCCGGAAGTGGGTTCGTCCAGAAAAAGGATGTCTGGGGAGTGGAGCAGGGCGCACGCCATGCTGAGGCGCTGCTTGTAGCCGCCGGGCAGGTGCGCGGCGGGGGCGTTCATGTACGGAGTCAGGTGGAATTCTTCTTCCATGGAGCGGATGGCTTCCTGCCGCTCCTTTCCGGACATGCCGTAGGCTCCGGCGAAGAATTCCAGGTTTTGACGCGTGGTCAGCATGCCGTACATGGAAAATTTCTGGGCCACGTATCCCACTTTCCTGCGCGCCCTGGCGGCGGCGGTCCGCAGATCCGCCCCGGCCACATTGAGCGTGCCGCCGCTGGCGGGCAGCAGCCCGCAGAGCATGCGGAAAGTGGTGCTTTTCCCCGCTCCGTTGGGGCCCAGAAGGCCGAAGACCTGCCCTTTGCGGACGGAGAAGCTGACGTGGTTGACGGCAATGAAACTGCCGAATTTCCTGACAAGGTCCGTTACCCGGATGACGGTGCCGCCGTTTTCCGTCCGCTCCGGTTCCGGCGTTCCGGCAGGGGCGGGGATGTCCTGCGGGGCGAGGTCCACTTGGTCGGCAAGCAGGGTCATGAAGCCGTCGGAGAAGTCCGGCTGCGCGGGGGCGGGGTGGTATTCCTCCAGCTTTTTCCGTGCGGGGTGGCCGTGGGGAACGATGATGCGGACGGTGTTCCCCTGCGGGGTGGCGTTGATGATGCCGGGCACGGCGGCCAGCCTGCTCTGGAATTGGCGCGCATGCAGCCCCTCCGGCGTGCGCACCGTCACGCACATTCCTTCCGCCCGGGCGATGACGTCGGCGGGAGGGGCGTCCATAAGCAGGCGCCCTTCATACATGATGAGGGTTCTGTTGCAGTAGGCCGATTCGTCCATGTAGGAGGTGCTGACCAGTACCCCCACGCCTTCCTCTCCGGAGAATTGTTTCAGGATGCTCCACAGTTCCCGCCGGGAGAGCGGATCCACGCCCACGGTGGGTTCATCCAGCAGGATGAGGGGCGGGGAGGAGACCAGGGAACAGCACAGGCCCAGCTTCTGCTTCATGCCGCCGGAGAGCTTTCCCGCAAGCCGCGTGGTGAAGCGTTCCAGGCTGGTCATGGCGAGCAGGCTGCGGAAGCGCTTTTCCCTGTCCTGGCCGTAAACGCCGTGCATGCGGGCGTAAAGCTCCATGTTTTCTCGGACGGTAAGGTCTTCATAAAGCCCGAATTTCTGCGGCATGTAGCCTATGGAGGCCTGGATGGACCGGCTTTTTTTCACGGAGTCCAGATTCAGGACGGAGATAGACCCGCCATGCGGTTTCATCAATCCCGTGATGAGGCGGATCAGAGTGGTTTTTCCCGCTCCGTCCGGCCCCAGCAACCCTACGATTTCCCCGGCGGACAGGCGGAAGGAGACGTCGTCCACCGCCGCAAAGGGGACGCCGGCGGAGTCCGGAAATATTTTCCGGATGTTCCGGCAGTCAATCAGGGGCTGGGATTCCGTGGTCATGGCCTGGGCTGTTCCGGGGGCTGTGTTCCGGCGTTCTGGTCCAGGGGGATGGTGACGGTGGCGGGGGCTCCCAGGCGCAGCCGGTTGTCCGGATCGTCCACAATGATGCGCACTTCATAGACCAGTGCCGTTCTGAGATCCGGCGTTTCCACGTTTTTAGGGGTGAATTCCGCTACGGAGGAGATAAACCCCACCGTCCCTTTGAAGCCGGTGTCCGGGAAGCTGTCATTGCGCACGGTGGCGGAAAAGCCGGGCTTTACTTTGCCGAGCTGGGATTCCGTGAGGTAGGCCCGCACCCATTTGGTATGGTTCAGGGAGATGTTGTAAACGGGTTTCTGCGGGGAGGCCATGTCCCCCTTTTCCAGAATGCGGTTGCGCACCACGCCGTTGCCGGGGGCATAGAGCACGGCGTCTTTCAGGTTCTGCTCCCTGATGGTCAGGCTGGCTTTGGCCTGGTTGTACTGGGCCAGCGCCTGGGCTACGTCTTCCTCACGGGAACCGGCCAGCAGCAGTTCCAGCTGTTTTCTGGCTACGTCCAGATTGGCGGCGGCCACTTGCCGGGAGGCGACGGCGTCGTCCGCCTCCTGGCGGGAGATGGATTTTGTTTCAGCCAGCGCCTCCAGCCTTTTGCTGCGCATTCCGGCGTTGTTCAGCGTAGCTTCCGCGGCCTGCACGTTCGCCCTCGCCTGGGCTATTTCTTCCGCGCGCGGGCCGTTTTTAACGCGCAGGTAGTTTTGGCGGGCGGCTTCCGCTATCTGCCGGGCTTCGTCCGCGGCCTGCCGGAGCCGCACCGTTTCCAGCGTGGCGAGCTTCTGGCCGGGAACAACCGTGTCCCCTTCGTCCACCAGCACGGAGTCAATACGTTCGGAGATGAGGAAAGCCAGATCCACCTGGCGCAGGTCCACATTGCCGTAAAGAACGGCTTTGTCCTCGGGCCCGGACGGAGTTTTCCGGTAGATGAGCCAGGCGGCCGTTCCTGCCGCCGCAAGGAGAACCAGGAGGATAACCAGCTTTTTCATAGTTTTATTTATACGTGTGTATAATTTATTGCAAGTAAAAATGGAGCCCGCATGACGGAGAAGGAATTAGCGATTTACTAACGGAGGGAGAACAGGCATAATCCGGCGTCTTTTACTTTTCCCATTATCTGTTATGATGACCGCCACCGAGATACGCCAAAGCTTTCTGGACTTTTTCCGCGAAAAACAGCACACGGTCGTGCCTTCCGCTTCTTTGATGCCCCAGAGCCCCGGTTTGTTGTTTACAAATGCCGGCATGAATCAGTTTGTCCCGTATTTCCTGGGCGTATGGACTCCCCCGTGGACGCCCGCCCGCGCTACGGATACCCAGAAGTGCATCCGCGCAGGCGGCAAGCACAATGACCTGGAGGATGTGGGGTATGACTCCTACCACCACACGTTTTTTGAAATGCTGGGGAACTGGTCCTTCGGGGATTATTTCAAGAGGGAAGCTATCCGCTGGGCCTGGGAGCTGGTCGTGGAGCGGTGGGGATTCCCGGCGGAACGCCTGTACGCCACCGTGTACGCGCCGGACAAGAGCAAGGGCGACCCCGGAGAGTTTGACCGGGAAGCTTGGGATTTCTGGGCTGAGCTGTTCCGTTCCCGAGGGCTGGACCCGGACGTGCATATCGTGCACGGGAATGTGAAGGATAATTTCTGGATGATGGGGGAAACCGGCCCCTGCGGCCCCTGTTCCGAGCTGCACGTGGACCTGACCCCGGAGGGGAATACGAAGGGAAGCCTGGTAAACAAGGATTCCGACCAGTGCATAGAGATATGGAACCTGGTGTTTATCCAGTACAATGCGGAGAGCGACGGCTCCATGCGCAATCTTCCGGCATGTCATGTGGATACCGGCATGGGGTTTGAGCGCGCGTGCTCCATCATGCAGTGCACGAACGGATTCAAGGATTTTTCCCGCAAACCGTCCAATTACGCCACGGATGTATTCCGCCCCCTGTTTGACCGCCTGGAAGTTTTGAGCGGACGGAAGTACGCGGACGTGTATCCGGCGCCCGGTTCCAAAAGGGTGGATGCGGAGGACGGGACCCTTCAGGAGGCGATTGCCTTCCGCGTGATTGCCGATCATCTGCGCACGCTCAGTTTTTCCATTGCGGACGGCATTCTGCCGGGCAACAATGGCCGTAATTACGTGCTGCGCCGCATTCTGCGCCGTGCCGTGCGCTATGGGCGCCGCCTGGGCTTTACCCAGCCGTTTTTGGCGGAACTGGTGGATACGCTGGTGGAGTCCTTCGGACAGGTGTTCCCGGAACTGGCCGCCCGCGCCACTACCGTGAAGGAGGTTTTGAACCGTGAAGAGGCCAGTTTTAATGAGACGCTGGACCGCGGCCTGGAATTGTTTGACGCGGAAACGGCTTCCGCCGGAAAGGTGAGCGGCGAGTTCGCCTTCAAGCTGTATGATACGTACGGGTTCCCCATTGACCTGACCGCCCTGCTGGCGGAGGAACGCGGCCTGGATATTGATATGGAGCGGTTCAACAGGCTGATGGAGGAACAGCGGGAACGCGCCCGGGCCGCCCGCAAGAGCGAGGTGGTGCGCGCCCTGGATTTGAAGACGGACGCCGTGACGGAGTTTACGGGGTACGATGTGGACGAATGCGCCGCTACGGTGCTGGAAGTGAGCCGCCAGGGGGATTCCCTGTTCATCATCACGGACAAGACTCCGTTTTACGCGGAAATGGGCGGGCAGGTGTCCGATGCCGGGTTGATTGAAATCGGCGGGGAAAGCTACCATGTGATGGCCGTCCAGCAGATAGGGAATGCCCGAGCCCATGTGGTGGAGGCCCGTCCCGGGCTGGAGGTGAAGCCCGGCGACCGCGTGCATTTGAGCATTGACGCGGAACGCCGCCGCCGCATTGAGGCGCATCACACCGCCACGCATCTTCTTCACTGCGCTCTGCATCAGGTGGTCAGCCCGGATGCGGCCCAGCAGGGGTCCTTTGTTTCGGAAGACCGGCTGCGCTTTGACTTTAACAGCAGCGCCGTTTCTCCGGACCAGCTCCGCCTGATTGAAGAGAAGGTGAACGGCTGGATTGAGGAGTCTCTTCCCGTGCACTGCACGGAACGCGCTTATGCGGACGTGAAGGGCAATGCCGCGATTGCCCAGTTCTTCGGCGACAAGTACGGGGATGTGGTGCGCGTGGTTCAGGTGGGCGGATGCAGGGATGGGCTGGACGGGGTTTCCATGGAATTCTGCGGCGGAACTCATATTGCCAATACGAAGAATATCGGCCTGTTCAAGATTAAGAGCGAGGGTGCCATCGCTTCCGGCGTGCGCCGCATTGAGGCGATGACTGGGGACGCTGCTCTGGAAATGATACGGCAGCATGTTGTTGCCAAGAGCCTGGAAATCGCCAAGGCGGTGGAGAAGATCAAGGAAGTTAATTACGAGTTGGCGGACATGGGGCTGGAACAGGTGCCTGTCCCCACGATTGAAGGCAAGCCGGGGCTGACGGCCCTGGGGGCTTCCGATATCCGGACGGTAAATGATTCCCTGGCGCGTTTCGACGCCTCCGTGGAGCATTTCAAACAGACGGCTCTGGATGCGGAGAAGAAGCTTAAAAAAGCCCGCGCCGGGCAGTCCGCCGCCAAGGCAGACGCCCTGCTGAATGAGTGGCTTTCCGATGCGCCTTCTTCCCTGATCCAGGTGGCGGAGGGCGCCGGGGAATTGCTTCAGGAACTGCTGAACGGGTTGAAAAAGCGCCAGTATGCGGGCGCCGCCTTCCTGCTGTGCGTGGACAGTTCTTCCTTGCTCCTGGGCGCTTATTGTGGCAAAGATGCCATTGCGGACGGATTGTCCGCCGGAGATATGATCCGCGAGGTTGCCGCTCTTGCCGGAGGCAAGGGAGGCGGCCGTGCGGATCAGGCCCGCGGTTCCGCTCCGCAGGATGCCGATCCTCAGGCCC encodes the following:
- a CDS encoding replicative DNA helicase; protein product: MHFTETQLNAEKTVLGNCIDGADKVAALIEQGFTKAHFVLLAHQKVWSAFETLAKTPEKVNITDLIQHLEAAGELESVGGHAGLVELSTSFAYHFQFEPSVKILVEAKKKRDVESLFISGLENLQNPTLSKDEVLAEAEKVMSSLRESYGVAQVARMADGTQKVVEGLEFRIKNPGQTKGLPTGYPSLDRMLDGLQNTAMVVIGARPAVGKTSFMTNILYNLAAEGVPVGMFSLEMSKEQLLERTLFGMSKINAANLRRGIKLTKWQQDAFTNAVRKVRSLPFFVDDRGALRIDQIQATARRMVADHGVRCIGVDYLQLANPTGRQASREREVSEISAGLKALAKELNIPVIVLAQLNREAEKRAGKEAGVPRVSDLRDSGSIEQDADQILLLYRPYVMDKNADPAEAKIIVGKNRFGEIGYIDLKWDAAATTYREV
- a CDS encoding efflux RND transporter periplasmic adaptor subunit; its protein translation is MKKLVILLVLLAAAGTAAWLIYRKTPSGPEDKAVLYGNVDLRQVDLAFLISERIDSVLVDEGDTVVPGQKLATLETVRLRQAADEARQIAEAARQNYLRVKNGPRAEEIAQARANVQAAEATLNNAGMRSKRLEALAETKSISRQEADDAVASRQVAAANLDVARKQLELLLAGSREEDVAQALAQYNQAKASLTIREQNLKDAVLYAPGNGVVRNRILEKGDMASPQKPVYNISLNHTKWVRAYLTESQLGKVKPGFSATVRNDSFPDTGFKGTVGFISSVAEFTPKNVETPDLRTALVYEVRIIVDDPDNRLRLGAPATVTIPLDQNAGTQPPEQPRP
- a CDS encoding ABC transporter permease, producing the protein MDFLIRIASLVRKELLAVLRDKKSRLALIIPPIIQIAIFGYAATMNVTRVPYAVLDKDGGEAAAQYIADLEGTGIFRRQAAAATEKDIDRMIDNREIVVGLTIPPDFSRNIQTGRPASLQLIADGRNTNTAAIALSYGQQIAAAYGAELLSKNGGSSPVETESRAWFNPNLITRWFIVPGLIAVLVLINSILSGALSIAREREEGTFDQLLVAPYTPGEILLGKGTASVVTGIMQAVFVVLVAMFWFRIPFQGSVWLLSAALLLFIVTAAAIGLCISSFAQSLQQAIVGTFLLLVPMVMLSGFATPISSMPEIFQDLTLLNPMRYGLELIQRIFLEGAGFLDLWPLFAAIMAVTVAAVLAAIFSFHHKIS
- a CDS encoding ABC transporter permease, producing the protein MTASLKRIGALIVKELHQVVRDPGNVGIAVILPAVLLLLFGYGMSMDIKNVRIAYLAVPASSQSTDLETRLTLSRYFQTTRVFSTREAEEKLRTHEADAFIALQSNAPDTLHNGTTKVQIVVNGVNANQATLIRNYLQAVVGSWASSLGGRTAPVLDMQTRTRFNEANDSHYYLVPGVIVTIMTMIGALLTSLVMAREYERGTLESLFVTPVGSGEILAAKAATNFLLGMVSLAISMLFAAFVFGIPIRGSLTLLLAVSALFLIVALGLGLVISTATKNQFLACQFAIMGTFMPALMLSGFLYDILNMPPAVRAITYLIPARYYVTLLQTLFLAGDIPSVIIPCCITLGVFAVVLMGIARMKAPKSLE
- a CDS encoding tyrosine-type recombinase/integrase — encoded protein: MASIYKKPNSPYWYAQYRVRTATGWKLVRLSTKIKHTPATVTREVKEAAESMGKQLNVLTREQAMTKAQRLADALESTARANLPAYQLRRAISALSTELTGESMEMPSVKLWLDDHMRRITRNGLKPASIANYKQAFDKFRASMGERINLPLDRITPLMLDDFKNHLLSRVSPSTANIALTLVSAAFQAAVDYKIIETNPFTAITKPHKGKAVKRRKFELEELEKVMAACNPEWRSMVKTCLYTGGQRLGDVATLRWSQVDEKRGVIRMTTQKKGKPLMIPIFPALKKHLQQRKKEAPGDFLHPECANIFESKGSGRLSNIFSHILYQCGLIAKDPLAAGKKYKKQEGNGTETRRHVNELSFHSLRYTATTMLHDAGVPPALVQAIVGHDSREVHEGYIDFGAKEFTQALEKLPKL
- a CDS encoding ATP-binding cassette domain-containing protein, whose protein sequence is MTTESQPLIDCRNIRKIFPDSAGVPFAAVDDVSFRLSAGEIVGLLGPDGAGKTTLIRLITGLMKPHGGSISVLNLDSVKKSRSIQASIGYMPQKFGLYEDLTVRENMELYARMHGVYGQDREKRFRSLLAMTSLERFTTRLAGKLSGGMKQKLGLCCSLVSSPPLILLDEPTVGVDPLSRRELWSILKQFSGEEGVGVLVSTSYMDESAYCNRTLIMYEGRLLMDAPPADVIARAEGMCVTVRTPEGLHARQFQSRLAAVPGIINATPQGNTVRIIVPHGHPARKKLEEYHPAPAQPDFSDGFMTLLADQVDLAPQDIPAPAGTPEPERTENGGTVIRVTDLVRKFGSFIAVNHVSFSVRKGQVFGLLGPNGAGKSTTFRMLCGLLPASGGTLNVAGADLRTAAARARRKVGYVAQKFSMYGMLTTRQNLEFFAGAYGMSGKERQEAIRSMEEEFHLTPYMNAPAAHLPGGYKQRLSMACALLHSPDILFLDEPTSGADPLARRDFWLRINALAEKGVTIIITTHFLGEAEFCDNMLIMMDGTTLAEGSPDDIRKHAPPREDGAPASLEDAFLAITEEHMKKGGGET